In Paenibacillus sp. J23TS9, a single genomic region encodes these proteins:
- the def gene encoding peptide deformylase, giving the protein MAEKEILPFGDPVLRKKAKPVEELTPKMLRILDDLVDTLYAEDGRAGLAAPQIGILRRMIVMDCGEGLIELINPEILDLRDEQIGPEACLSYPGITCIVKRANYVKIKTLTRTGETMYLEGYDYLARCIQHEIDHLNGILFIDHVADGQLYREQTREKADLMQALKLSRK; this is encoded by the coding sequence GTGGCAGAGAAAGAGATACTTCCTTTTGGCGATCCGGTGCTTCGGAAAAAAGCAAAACCTGTTGAAGAGCTTACTCCCAAAATGCTGAGAATATTGGATGATTTAGTCGATACACTATATGCCGAAGACGGCCGGGCGGGTTTAGCCGCGCCCCAAATCGGTATTTTGCGCAGAATGATTGTAATGGATTGCGGTGAGGGTTTGATTGAACTGATCAATCCGGAGATTCTGGATTTACGAGACGAGCAAATCGGACCGGAAGCCTGCCTTTCCTATCCGGGCATTACCTGTATTGTAAAACGCGCAAATTATGTCAAAATCAAGACGTTGACCCGAACCGGTGAAACGATGTACCTGGAGGGATATGACTATCTGGCCCGCTGTATTCAGCATGAAATCGATCATCTGAACGGTATTTTATTCATTGATCATGTGGCGGACGGGCAGCTTTACAGAGAACAGACGCGGGAAAAGGCTGACCTCATGCAGGCCCTTAAGTTATCGCGAAAATAA
- a CDS encoding helix-turn-helix transcriptional regulator — MLVWMLRQVMVQKEIWSGAELARLLKEKAGYELSPPSISALLRGQPKQMKADTLDALCTALECTPSDLWVHTPPRIQGA, encoded by the coding sequence ATGCTTGTCTGGATGCTAAGGCAGGTTATGGTGCAAAAAGAAATTTGGTCGGGAGCCGAACTGGCACGGCTTTTAAAGGAAAAAGCAGGATATGAGCTGTCCCCTCCTTCCATCAGCGCTTTGCTCAGAGGACAGCCTAAACAGATGAAAGCTGATACTTTGGATGCGCTGTGTACAGCACTTGAATGTACCCCAAGCGATCTATGGGTGCATACACCACCCCGTATTCAAGGTGCATAA
- a CDS encoding M3 family oligoendopeptidase gives MKFSEYNYERPDMERIKEQFQQLVQKFESAERLEDQEQAMTEINHLRSEVESMAEIVTIRHSVDTNDAFYKAEQDHMDEVGPVYQEYITDYYRALVNSKFRAELEAKWGTQLFLLAEMALKSFSPEIIEDLQQENKLSTEYTQLIASAKIPFEGEDRTLTQLTPFELSTDRDLRRRASEARYQFMAEHEADFDRIYDELVKTRTRMAHKLGYKSFVELAYARMNRTDYNAEMVANFRKQVQEYIVPAATKLKERQRARIDVDQLYFYDENFSFKSGNATPKGDPDWILDRGVKMYSELAPEVNEFFTFMVDNGLMDLVSKKGKQGGGYCTFISKYGAPFIFSNFNGTSGDIDVLTHEAGHAFQVYSSRHFDIPEYHWPTYESAEIHSMSMEFFTWPWMNLFFEEDTDKYKFDHLSSALLFVPYGVSVDEFQHFVYENPDATPAERKQAWRNIEKKYLPHRNHGENDYLERGGFWQKQGHIFQSPFYYIDYTLAQLCAFQFWKRMNEDWKSAWADYLKLCKAGGSKSFTGLVEYAGLKSPFEDGCVASVIGDIEAWLNKVDDSVL, from the coding sequence ATGAAATTCAGTGAGTACAATTATGAGCGTCCAGATATGGAGCGCATCAAGGAACAATTTCAACAGCTCGTGCAAAAATTCGAATCCGCAGAACGGTTAGAGGATCAAGAGCAAGCTATGACCGAAATCAACCACCTGCGCAGTGAAGTAGAATCGATGGCAGAGATCGTAACCATTCGCCATTCCGTCGATACCAACGATGCGTTTTATAAAGCCGAGCAGGACCACATGGACGAGGTTGGCCCCGTTTACCAGGAATACATAACTGATTATTACCGTGCGCTGGTAAATTCAAAATTCAGAGCTGAGCTCGAAGCAAAGTGGGGCACCCAGCTGTTCTTGCTTGCCGAAATGGCGCTTAAGTCTTTCAGTCCTGAAATTATTGAGGATCTGCAGCAGGAAAATAAGCTTTCAACCGAATACACTCAGCTGATCGCATCTGCGAAAATCCCTTTTGAAGGCGAAGATCGCACCTTGACTCAGTTGACGCCTTTTGAGCTCTCGACGGACCGTGATTTGCGCCGCAGAGCGTCCGAGGCAAGATATCAATTCATGGCTGAACATGAAGCTGATTTCGACCGCATTTATGATGAACTCGTGAAAACACGTACACGAATGGCTCATAAACTTGGATACAAGAGTTTCGTTGAGCTCGCATACGCACGGATGAATCGTACGGACTACAACGCAGAGATGGTAGCGAATTTCCGTAAACAGGTACAGGAATATATCGTTCCGGCCGCTACCAAATTGAAAGAACGCCAGCGCGCACGCATCGATGTGGATCAGCTGTACTTCTACGACGAGAACTTCAGCTTCAAATCCGGCAATGCCACCCCGAAAGGTGACCCGGATTGGATTCTGGACCGCGGCGTGAAAATGTATTCCGAGCTGGCACCGGAAGTGAATGAGTTCTTCACGTTTATGGTCGATAATGGCCTGATGGATCTCGTGAGCAAAAAAGGCAAGCAGGGCGGCGGTTACTGCACTTTTATCAGTAAATATGGCGCACCGTTCATCTTCTCGAACTTTAATGGCACCTCCGGTGACATCGACGTGCTGACGCACGAAGCGGGTCATGCATTCCAGGTGTACTCCAGCAGACATTTCGATATTCCGGAATATCACTGGCCGACCTATGAATCAGCTGAAATCCATTCGATGAGCATGGAGTTCTTCACTTGGCCTTGGATGAACCTCTTCTTCGAGGAAGATACGGATAAATATAAATTCGATCATCTGAGCAGCGCGCTTCTGTTTGTTCCATACGGCGTATCGGTCGATGAATTCCAGCATTTTGTGTATGAGAATCCGGATGCGACTCCGGCTGAGCGCAAGCAAGCTTGGCGTAATATCGAGAAGAAATACCTGCCGCATCGTAATCATGGGGAGAATGACTATCTGGAACGCGGTGGCTTCTGGCAAAAGCAAGGCCATATATTCCAATCTCCATTCTATTACATCGACTACACTCTCGCGCAGCTTTGCGCATTCCAATTCTGGAAACGTATGAATGAAGACTGGAAATCCGCTTGGGCTGATTATTTGAAGCTCTGTAAAGCAGGAGGAAGCAAATCATTCACTGGATTGGTTGAATATGCTGGTCTGAAATCTCCATTCGAAGACGGCTGTGTAGCCTCTGTCATCGGTGATATTGAAGCTTGGCTAAATAAAGTGGACGATTCAGTTCTTTAA
- a CDS encoding type III polyketide synthase, which translates to MKELNFAGAAGITGIGTSIPQFQLKQNEVFQRIEESCKKDSDVMRWARRIFRQCGVDTRYTCEPDFLKPAGACRYLPDHEEAVVPSTSQRMEVYQRESVPLAAQAAREAMTEAKLAPSSVTHLITVSCTGQFLPGLDTLLIKDLELSRRINRIPLTFQGCSAGLKAIQLAKSIVESDSSHHVLVVCVELCTIHFQPPASREALFGASFFGDGASACIISAVADGQEHVFQLGSGHSVLIPDSVDEMIWKVGNQGFDLYLSPAIPKLLKSFLREEVGLLLGDHLPPLWAIHPGGRGIVDAVQEMFALNDSQVSYSRDILKHYGNLSSATILFVLKRMREDLVQQEMEQANGISLAFGPGLTAELLSFSYISRTEKLHSSEKDAAYV; encoded by the coding sequence ATGAAGGAGTTGAATTTTGCAGGTGCAGCAGGGATCACCGGGATTGGTACAAGCATCCCACAGTTTCAGCTGAAGCAAAATGAAGTATTTCAAAGGATTGAGGAGTCCTGCAAAAAGGATTCCGATGTGATGCGGTGGGCCAGGCGGATATTCAGGCAATGCGGTGTAGATACACGGTATACCTGCGAACCTGATTTTTTGAAGCCTGCGGGTGCATGCCGTTATTTGCCTGATCATGAAGAAGCTGTTGTCCCGTCCACTTCCCAGCGGATGGAGGTATACCAACGAGAATCCGTTCCACTCGCTGCACAGGCGGCAAGGGAAGCAATGACTGAAGCGAAGTTAGCTCCTTCGAGTGTAACGCATCTCATTACCGTCAGTTGTACCGGGCAGTTTTTGCCAGGCTTGGATACCTTATTGATAAAAGATCTGGAGCTGTCCAGAAGGATAAATCGTATCCCTCTAACATTTCAAGGCTGCAGTGCTGGATTAAAGGCGATACAGCTTGCGAAAAGCATAGTTGAAAGCGATTCTTCTCATCATGTTCTAGTCGTATGCGTGGAACTGTGTACCATTCATTTTCAGCCCCCAGCTTCACGTGAAGCATTGTTCGGTGCATCTTTTTTTGGAGATGGTGCTTCGGCATGTATCATCAGTGCTGTTGCTGATGGCCAAGAGCATGTGTTTCAGCTGGGAAGCGGGCATTCCGTGCTTATTCCGGATTCGGTAGATGAAATGATCTGGAAAGTAGGTAATCAGGGGTTTGACCTGTATCTCTCACCAGCCATTCCTAAGCTGCTCAAATCATTCCTGAGAGAGGAAGTCGGATTGCTGCTAGGAGATCATTTACCTCCCCTATGGGCTATTCATCCAGGAGGAAGAGGGATCGTAGATGCTGTCCAGGAGATGTTTGCGCTGAATGATAGTCAGGTTTCCTATAGCCGTGACATTTTGAAGCATTATGGGAACTTGTCTTCGGCTACGATTTTGTTTGTTTTAAAAAGGATGAGAGAAGATCTCGTGCAGCAGGAAATGGAACAGGCAAACGGGATATCACTCGCCTTTGGGCCTGGTTTGACGGCGGAGCTGCTCAGCTTTTCATATATTTCAAGAACAGAAAAACTGCATTCTTCCGAAAAAGATGCTGCGTATGTTTAG
- a CDS encoding methyltransferase domain-containing protein, with amino-acid sequence MFSELGKRSLKEEYMDDFSSGGEELTEALRHLRRLNRIFGASGPLLRGMNDLWIQSGKPKQLHVMDIGAGSGEINRYLLRWADRREIQIRITLVDMTEEACREASRIFKDEPRVTAIRQNVFQIEKETADILICSQFLHHFTDEELPDLTCHMLQSSRLGIVIGDIHRHWISWSAVWLTAHLISSNRYIRHDGPLSVAKGFQSADWKRLRQALIQRGSYALKYTWKPLFRYSVVISKNEISPT; translated from the coding sequence ATGTTTAGTGAACTAGGGAAACGGTCACTGAAAGAAGAATACATGGATGATTTCAGTTCTGGCGGCGAAGAGTTGACGGAAGCATTGCGGCATTTACGCAGGTTAAACCGGATTTTCGGTGCATCCGGACCACTTCTCCGAGGGATGAATGATTTATGGATTCAATCAGGAAAGCCAAAGCAGCTCCATGTGATGGATATTGGAGCCGGTTCGGGTGAAATCAACCGGTATCTTCTCCGCTGGGCAGACCGCAGGGAGATACAAATCCGCATTACTTTAGTGGATATGACTGAAGAAGCATGCAGGGAAGCGAGTCGGATTTTCAAGGATGAACCTCGGGTAACGGCTATTAGGCAAAATGTGTTCCAAATTGAAAAGGAAACGGCAGATATACTGATTTGCTCCCAGTTCCTGCATCATTTTACGGATGAGGAGCTTCCGGACTTGACCTGCCATATGCTGCAATCTTCCCGTTTGGGAATCGTCATCGGCGATATTCACCGGCACTGGATATCCTGGTCAGCCGTTTGGCTAACCGCACATCTCATATCCAGCAATCGTTATATCCGTCATGACGGTCCGCTATCCGTAGCCAAAGGATTTCAGTCCGCGGATTGGAAAAGGCTAAGACAAGCGTTAATCCAGCGGGGGAGCTATGCATTGAAATATACTTGGAAGCCCCTGTTTCGATACAGCGTTGTGATCTCCAAAAATGAGATTTCACCGACTTAA
- a CDS encoding NAD(P)/FAD-dependent oxidoreductase: protein MPDAVVIGGGLAGSSLAIRLANLGWNTVLLDRQNFPRHKACGEFLSPETKDMFRELGVNHQLEALRPGRISKTRLIFRHGGVVEADLEEPAWGLSRYAMDSIMLKAAEEAGVRVQTGTAVSSIVSENNGFRIGSRHDGSSEVLHSRTVYAAWGAHPRTDLIRKTQAVTDKGKRAYIGLKAHFTGLKLEQTVELFFIHGGYVGISPVEYGKANVAALLPLDRIRGKGSSVSELLLSVASENRELADRLSGGVLLPDTQVSAAPVYLSTKPNAWSIIPQVGDAGAMIPPLFGDGMSAALRSAKICALYGDRFLLGNISMDEWEDAYRSAMHKEYAAILRWGHLLQTLGSLPVVPRLWTAGTKLFPHLAKSMVQATRLNGKTPMP, encoded by the coding sequence ATGCCGGACGCAGTGGTGATTGGAGGAGGCTTAGCCGGAAGCAGTCTTGCGATTCGTCTCGCAAACCTCGGATGGAATACCGTATTGCTGGACCGCCAGAACTTTCCCCGGCATAAAGCTTGCGGTGAATTTCTATCGCCGGAGACCAAAGACATGTTCAGAGAACTCGGTGTTAACCATCAACTGGAAGCACTCCGTCCCGGCCGTATTTCAAAGACCCGCCTCATCTTCAGGCATGGAGGTGTCGTTGAAGCAGATCTGGAAGAACCGGCATGGGGGTTAAGCCGATACGCTATGGATTCCATCATGCTGAAAGCGGCGGAAGAAGCAGGGGTGCGGGTGCAGACCGGTACAGCCGTGTCCAGCATTGTGAGCGAGAATAATGGCTTCCGTATTGGATCACGTCATGACGGTTCTTCGGAAGTACTTCACTCTCGTACCGTATATGCAGCCTGGGGAGCACATCCCCGTACGGATCTCATTAGAAAGACGCAAGCAGTAACTGACAAGGGTAAACGCGCTTATATTGGTTTAAAAGCCCATTTCACCGGGCTAAAGCTAGAGCAGACCGTTGAACTTTTCTTTATTCACGGCGGTTACGTAGGCATTTCCCCTGTGGAATACGGAAAGGCAAACGTTGCAGCATTACTGCCGCTCGATCGGATACGAGGAAAAGGAAGCTCGGTTTCTGAACTTCTGCTTTCGGTTGCGTCAGAAAATAGGGAGCTGGCGGACAGGCTCTCAGGGGGCGTGTTACTCCCTGATACCCAAGTCTCCGCGGCACCCGTTTATTTATCTACAAAACCAAATGCATGGAGCATCATCCCGCAGGTTGGAGATGCTGGCGCGATGATACCACCGCTCTTCGGTGATGGCATGTCGGCTGCGCTCCGCTCGGCTAAAATTTGCGCTTTATATGGAGACCGTTTTCTTCTCGGGAATATAAGTATGGACGAATGGGAAGATGCTTACCGTTCAGCGATGCATAAGGAATATGCCGCTATTTTGCGATGGGGACATCTGCTACAGACGCTTGGAAGTCTGCCGGTGGTACCCCGGTTATGGACAGCCGGAACCAAATTGTTTCCGCATCTTGCCAAGTCTATGGTGCAAGCAACCCGGCTAAACGGGAAAACTCCGATGCCTTAA
- a CDS encoding MMPL family transporter → MGYRLLAYFIYRYPGVIMACWMAFFVFFGSLSVQLPSVVRGPGLYTDGSSTKVQQMMEEQLGIPADPVVIVFEQHEAATNEEFTTVIERTLNKIRDLKGLESLISPLENNEFIHGGVAYALLGFDQPSYRQGHLIQEIRSSLQPMVKGVTIQLTGKSIVQEDVNRASMHDFKMAERIGIPVAFIILFISFGGFLYAFIPVLMGMLTVSSAMGMMVLLSRMFDLDLSNFILNVIPMTGLALSLDFAFILTSRFREELRRGSAVSALRATMLTSGRAVYFSAACVVCGLTAVAFIPMPMFESAAVCSIIVVVLAAAINLSLVPALLLLTSPFMQRDRRPLLFLSRSYNMWSSWADIVMRRPARMLAIAGLIMTLLLIPSLHLSTSVPDASSLPAGSESRQADEKIRSHFQKEGTSDVLLLLQPVGSKFTSEERRRAYTWLADLKNDPEVDSVTPINWVDSFSENTYSANAAVLQVSLLGPAGSAKVHEWLRDAEVRGSTTGLNIKWGGEAKSQQEVKDAIHRSLPKMLGFIALSNLIVLFIAFRSILIPLKALVMNMLSIAASFGVLVLVFQTGITGMTPENIAIMIPVFVFGLVFGVSMDYGVFLLSRMSEAFEESGNPENAIRHGMAATGKLITSAAAILIAVTLPFAFGEVEGVRQLGVGIASAVFIDVTLIRLLLVPSLMKLLGRFNWWVPRWLRTS, encoded by the coding sequence ATGGGGTATAGATTGCTGGCTTATTTCATTTATCGCTATCCCGGTGTCATTATGGCATGCTGGATGGCGTTTTTTGTTTTTTTTGGTTCCCTATCTGTACAGCTGCCGTCAGTCGTTCGGGGCCCTGGACTGTACACGGACGGCTCATCCACTAAGGTACAGCAGATGATGGAAGAACAATTGGGTATACCCGCAGATCCCGTCGTCATTGTGTTTGAGCAGCACGAAGCGGCTACGAATGAGGAGTTTACAACGGTAATCGAAAGAACCTTAAACAAAATCAGAGATCTTAAAGGGTTGGAATCCCTGATCTCCCCTCTGGAGAACAATGAATTCATTCATGGTGGTGTAGCATACGCATTATTAGGCTTTGATCAACCTTCTTATCGGCAAGGCCATCTTATTCAAGAAATACGCAGCTCGCTACAGCCTATGGTAAAAGGCGTTACCATTCAACTCACGGGGAAGTCGATTGTTCAGGAGGATGTCAACCGGGCTAGCATGCATGATTTTAAAATGGCAGAGCGTATTGGAATCCCGGTCGCTTTCATCATTCTGTTCATTTCCTTCGGCGGTTTCTTGTATGCGTTCATTCCGGTATTAATGGGAATGTTAACTGTTTCCTCGGCCATGGGAATGATGGTATTGCTTAGCCGGATGTTTGATTTGGATTTGTCCAATTTCATCCTGAATGTGATTCCAATGACAGGACTGGCGCTTAGTCTTGATTTTGCATTTATACTCACCAGCCGTTTTCGGGAAGAATTACGAAGAGGCAGTGCGGTAAGCGCACTCCGGGCTACAATGCTCACTTCGGGAAGAGCCGTCTATTTTTCAGCTGCCTGCGTGGTATGCGGCTTAACTGCCGTGGCTTTCATACCCATGCCGATGTTTGAGTCTGCAGCTGTATGCTCGATAATTGTTGTAGTACTGGCTGCTGCCATCAATTTGAGTCTCGTACCCGCCTTACTATTGCTGACGTCTCCATTCATGCAAAGAGACCGAAGACCTCTGTTATTCCTGAGCCGGAGCTACAACATGTGGTCCTCCTGGGCAGATATCGTTATGCGCAGACCTGCGCGGATGCTTGCAATAGCGGGGCTGATCATGACCTTGTTACTCATACCGTCATTACATTTATCTACGTCGGTTCCTGATGCAAGCTCTCTTCCGGCTGGCAGCGAGTCGAGACAAGCAGATGAGAAGATTCGAAGTCACTTTCAAAAAGAAGGGACATCGGATGTTCTGCTTTTACTTCAGCCTGTGGGCAGCAAATTTACATCAGAAGAGCGGAGAAGGGCTTATACATGGCTCGCAGACTTAAAAAACGACCCTGAAGTCGATAGCGTAACACCAATAAATTGGGTGGACAGTTTCTCAGAGAATACCTATTCAGCAAATGCTGCTGTTTTACAGGTTTCGCTGCTCGGGCCCGCAGGCTCCGCGAAAGTCCATGAATGGCTTCGGGATGCGGAAGTAAGGGGAAGTACCACAGGATTGAATATAAAGTGGGGCGGAGAAGCCAAGTCCCAGCAGGAAGTGAAGGACGCGATACATCGCTCCCTTCCCAAAATGCTTGGTTTTATTGCCTTATCCAACTTGATTGTCCTTTTTATCGCATTTCGGTCCATTCTAATACCCTTGAAGGCTTTAGTTATGAATATGCTGAGCATCGCAGCTTCCTTTGGTGTTTTGGTGCTTGTATTTCAGACGGGAATAACAGGCATGACTCCTGAAAATATAGCGATTATGATCCCTGTATTTGTTTTTGGGTTGGTTTTTGGCGTGAGCATGGACTATGGGGTGTTTCTGCTGTCGCGTATGTCAGAAGCATTTGAGGAGTCGGGGAATCCGGAGAATGCTATAAGGCATGGCATGGCGGCAACAGGGAAGCTGATCACATCGGCGGCGGCCATACTGATCGCGGTGACATTGCCGTTTGCTTTTGGAGAGGTGGAGGGAGTCAGACAGCTTGGGGTAGGCATTGCTTCAGCCGTATTTATTGACGTCACGCTGATCAGGCTGCTGCTTGTCCCTTCGCTCATGAAGCTCCTGGGGCGCTTTAACTGGTGGGTACCGCGCTGGCTTCGAACTTCTTGA
- the coaA gene encoding type I pantothenate kinase — translation MNNTYSPYFEFDRTAWALSRDLPPLSISEEEFENLKGLNEKIAIEEVTEVYLPLARLLHLYVTAFQSLQSKMNSFLSTPAPKAPFVIGIAGSVAVGKSTTARLLQNLLSRWNEHAKVDLVTTDGFLYPNQVLEAKGIMNKKGFPESYDINKLMHFISGIKSGEPALQVPVYSHLAYDILDDRTLLVDQPDILILEGINVLQVNTQEPFFVSDFFDFSIYIDADEEDIRDWYIERFQLLRDTAFQDPRSYFHKYASITEEEAMLTATRIWRDINAINLHANIMPTKERAKLIIKKGANHMIDQVLLRK, via the coding sequence ATGAACAATACATATTCCCCTTATTTTGAATTTGACCGAACTGCCTGGGCTTTGTCCCGCGATCTCCCTCCTCTATCCATATCGGAAGAGGAATTCGAGAATTTAAAGGGATTGAACGAAAAAATTGCAATTGAGGAAGTAACGGAGGTCTACCTGCCACTTGCAAGGCTTTTGCATTTATATGTAACCGCTTTTCAAAGTCTTCAATCTAAGATGAATTCATTTCTCAGCACGCCGGCACCTAAAGCCCCTTTTGTCATTGGGATTGCGGGCAGCGTCGCTGTGGGGAAAAGCACAACCGCAAGGCTGCTACAAAATCTGTTATCGCGCTGGAATGAGCATGCCAAAGTCGATCTGGTGACAACGGATGGATTCTTATATCCAAACCAGGTACTTGAGGCTAAAGGCATCATGAACAAGAAAGGTTTTCCGGAAAGCTATGATATTAACAAGCTTATGCATTTTATCAGCGGCATCAAATCCGGAGAGCCTGCTCTGCAGGTACCCGTATATTCACATCTGGCCTATGATATTCTGGACGATCGGACACTGCTCGTGGATCAGCCGGATATATTGATCCTGGAAGGAATCAACGTGCTCCAGGTCAATACGCAGGAACCTTTTTTTGTCAGCGACTTTTTTGACTTTTCTATATACATCGATGCAGATGAAGAGGATATCCGTGACTGGTACATTGAGAGATTTCAATTGCTGCGGGATACAGCGTTTCAGGACCCGCGCTCCTATTTCCATAAGTACGCTTCGATTACGGAAGAAGAGGCTATGCTTACAGCAACGAGAATCTGGCGCGATATTAATGCTATCAATCTGCATGCCAACATCATGCCTACCAAGGAACGTGCCAAGCTCATCATTAAAAAAGGCGCCAATCATATGATCGATCAGGTTCTGCTGCGAAAATAA
- a CDS encoding sugar-binding transcriptional regulator, whose translation MDIEKQRLSIEAARLYYQSDFSQQDIAQRLGVSRPTVSRLLQFAKEQGYVRIDIVDPHEDLNVLSRELQNKYELDTVQVCYSPLNTYEEIKKHITKQTAEYLHDTIQDKDIIGVTWGTTMHAVAQQLQPKNVKGVEVVQLKGGVSHSHVNTYAAETVNLFAEAYQTVARYLPLPVIFDNIALKRIVEEDRHINRIIELGKQANIAVFTVGTVKENALLFRLGYFNEEEQKLLKKNGAGDICSRFFDKEGRICSEEINNRTVGIDLYELRKKEKSILVAGGQRKVEAIQAALAGKYANILVTDQFTAQSLLA comes from the coding sequence ATGGACATTGAAAAACAAAGATTATCGATTGAAGCTGCGAGGCTCTATTATCAGTCGGATTTCAGTCAGCAGGATATCGCCCAGAGGCTCGGTGTATCCCGGCCTACCGTATCCAGACTGCTGCAGTTTGCCAAGGAACAGGGATATGTCAGAATTGATATTGTCGATCCCCACGAGGATTTGAATGTGCTGTCGCGGGAGCTGCAGAACAAATACGAATTGGATACGGTACAGGTATGTTATTCACCGCTGAATACGTATGAAGAGATTAAAAAGCATATTACCAAACAAACGGCTGAATATTTGCATGATACAATTCAAGATAAAGATATCATCGGGGTGACTTGGGGAACAACGATGCATGCAGTCGCGCAGCAGCTGCAGCCCAAAAATGTAAAGGGTGTAGAGGTCGTACAGCTTAAAGGCGGTGTCAGTCATTCCCATGTGAATACGTATGCCGCGGAAACCGTCAATCTGTTTGCCGAAGCATATCAGACGGTAGCCAGGTACCTGCCGCTGCCGGTTATTTTTGATAATATTGCCCTCAAACGCATTGTGGAAGAGGACAGGCATATCAACCGGATTATTGAGCTGGGCAAGCAGGCTAATATTGCCGTATTTACGGTAGGAACCGTAAAGGAAAATGCACTGCTGTTTCGATTGGGTTATTTTAACGAGGAAGAGCAGAAGCTTCTGAAGAAAAACGGCGCGGGAGATATCTGCTCACGGTTCTTCGATAAGGAAGGCCGTATCTGCAGCGAGGAAATCAACAATCGGACGGTCGGCATTGATCTGTACGAGCTGCGTAAGAAGGAAAAGTCCATTTTGGTCGCTGGCGGACAGCGCAAGGTCGAGGCGATCCAGGCAGCACTTGCCGGCAAATACGCTAACATTTTGGTGACTGATCAGTTTACGGCGCAATCGCTTTTGGCTTGA
- the deoC gene encoding deoxyribose-phosphate aldolase gives MMTNLAGMIDHTLLRADATQNEVAQLTEEAKKYEFASVCVNPTWVKFAAEQLNGSKVKVCTVIGFPLGATTSAVKAFEATNAIENGATEVDMVINIGALKDKQYDVVEKDIKAVVDAAAGKALVKVIIETCLLTDEEKVQASRLSVQAGADFVKTSTGFSTGGATPEDVRLMRQTVGPDVGVKASGGVRSLEDMNKMIEAGATRIGASSGVKIMEGGQSTASY, from the coding sequence ATGATGACAAATCTTGCGGGTATGATCGATCATACACTGCTGCGTGCAGACGCAACACAAAATGAAGTAGCCCAATTAACTGAAGAAGCGAAGAAATACGAATTTGCTTCTGTATGCGTAAACCCTACATGGGTGAAATTCGCTGCGGAACAATTAAACGGATCCAAGGTGAAGGTATGTACCGTTATCGGCTTCCCTCTGGGAGCAACGACTTCGGCAGTCAAAGCCTTTGAAGCAACGAATGCAATCGAAAACGGTGCGACTGAAGTTGATATGGTTATCAACATTGGCGCTTTGAAAGACAAGCAGTATGATGTCGTTGAAAAGGACATTAAAGCTGTCGTTGATGCTGCTGCAGGTAAAGCACTTGTAAAAGTAATCATTGAAACTTGTCTTCTGACTGACGAAGAGAAGGTACAAGCAAGCCGTTTGTCTGTTCAAGCAGGTGCTGATTTTGTAAAAACCTCTACCGGTTTCTCTACGGGTGGTGCTACACCGGAAGACGTGCGTTTGATGCGTCAAACCGTTGGACCTGATGTTGGTGTTAAAGCTTCCGGCGGCGTACGCAGCCTTGAAGATATGAACAAGATGATTGAAGCTGGCGCAACGAGAATCGGTGCAAGCTCCGGCGTGAAGATTATGGAAGGCGGCCAATCTACGGCTTCTTACTAA